The following proteins are co-located in the Homalodisca vitripennis isolate AUS2020 unplaced genomic scaffold, UT_GWSS_2.1 ScUCBcl_10112;HRSCAF=18841, whole genome shotgun sequence genome:
- the LOC124374791 gene encoding extensin-like, with protein sequence MRESVVGVVLRYVEAGCRLGWGRVVGGMRGGWQGRVMGGRAVGTISNTEATKKRLTQPISPTHPNPSLTPILRLPLQPHPPTTQSIAPPIRPPSPNPHFLTTLPPTATSPSRHATSPSDPSRPTATRTPFTLLPAGHPFPTPTYCPPPTPYTRTLHPHQPTTKSLPIHSTRNTQHANPTYPPSTPTPAPRHPHHPHPRTPHLTPPPPGHIASPRGQPLRDALSLPVLPPPPPLHRPPYPNNTTPPPTPSSHSH encoded by the exons ATGAGGGAGTCGGTAGTGGGCGTGGTGTTGAGGTATGTGGAGGCGGGGTGTAGATTGGGATGGGGTAGGGTTGTTGGGGGCATGCGTGGGGGATGGCAGGGCCGGGTGATGGGGGGAAGGGCTGTCGGG ACTATATCCAATACAGAAGCTACAAAAAAACGATTAACCCAACCAATCTCACCAACCCACCCAAATCCCTCCCTCACACCAATACTCCGTCTCCCCCTGCAACCCCACCCGCCAACTACCCAATCCATTGCTCCTCCAATCCGACCACCCTCCCCCAACCCCCACTTTTTGACAACCCTACCACCCACAGCCACCAGCCCTTCACGCCACGCCACTTCACCCTCCGACCCGAGCCGCCCCACAGCCACTCGCACCCCCTTCACACTGCTCCCCGCCGGTCACCCATTCCCTACACCCACATACTGTCCACCTCCCACTCCCTACACCCGTACCCTCCATCCCCACCAGCCCACAACTAAATCACTCCCAATCCACTCAACGCGCAACACCCAACACGCCAACCCGACGTACCCTCCCTCCACACCCACCCCGGCCCCTCGCCACCCACACCACCCCCATCCCCGAACCCCCCATCTCACCCCCCCACCCCCGGGCCACATCGCATCCCCCCGAGGTCAACCACTACGCGACGCACTCTCCCTCCCCGTCCTACCCCCACCCCCACCGCTCCACCGCCCCCCCTACCCAAACAATACTACCCCACCCCCCACTCCTTCCTCCCACTCCCACTGA